A section of the Humulus lupulus chromosome 2, drHumLupu1.1, whole genome shotgun sequence genome encodes:
- the LOC133816011 gene encoding TOM1-like protein 7: MIMIAISYVYSTSRRLDETMATEIESLSLSSMEAMQNVLELLSDMLQAVNPGDSAAVKDEVIVELVNRCRTNQKKLM; encoded by the exons ATGATTATGATCGCCATATCATATGTGTATTCAACATCAAGAAGGCTTGATGAAACTATGGCTACAGAAATTGAGAGTTTGAG ctTGTCAAGCATGGAGGCTATGCAGAATGTTCTGGAACTCCTAAGTGACATGCTACAGGCAGTAAATCCTGGTGATTCTGCG GCTGTAAAAGATGAAGTGATAGTTGAGCTTGTTAATAGGTGCCGCACCAACCAGAAAAAGCTGATGTAG